In Pseudoalteromonas carrageenovora IAM 12662, the following proteins share a genomic window:
- a CDS encoding helix-turn-helix domain-containing protein codes for MMGKTVSSEENAKLTKWLKSKRHEKGHTMRSLAQVLGTPHSFIGKIENQERRLDVIEFVRYCTALEVDPHEALSLLKVD; via the coding sequence ATGATGGGCAAAACAGTTTCTTCTGAAGAAAATGCAAAGCTAACAAAGTGGCTTAAAAGTAAGCGCCACGAAAAAGGTCATACAATGCGAAGCCTAGCGCAAGTGCTTGGAACGCCTCACTCGTTTATCGGCAAAATTGAAAACCAAGAGCGCCGTTTAGATGTTATTGAGTTTGTTCGCTATTGTACTGCCTTAGAAGTTGATCCACATGAAGCTTTAAGCTTATTAAAAGTAGATTAA
- a CDS encoding chloride channel protein: MWLERLRRRLAKPKTSVQLCLLGVSAGLIAAFFIILFRLTILFFQSLFLETPDNFTTLPTLERVLMPLIAALLIAIFAALTGFKHYRLGIPFVIHRIKRHYGQMPLYNTVNQFVGGALALISGFSVGREGPSVHMGATGASILADKLHLPHNAMRTLSGCGVAAGIAASFNTPLAAVIFVMEVVLREYKVHIFVPIMLAAVTGALATQFVFGEGSELALITIAPLSGWHYPYLILCGMALGAIAFSFNQNLMLIIKTFKPLSMFPRLLIAGCIASLIAYAVPHAMGSGMSAITIAVESPDNVKLLTTILIAKLLATLFAIGLGIPGGLIGPVIGLGVLIGTLMAFLAQYISPGTDIAGTYGVLGMAGLLAATLHAPLAALTTVMELTSSPEIIVPAMIVITTAYVTALQFFGNRSIFLQQLDFQGLPYHVSPATEALQKVGIMDDMDEDFKLLYSDDKEQIKNTLDAMDSQTPLIVFDEENGYRLAEYDLTLMSDQTININYISLQGISSQATLADAFDILKDKRSGALYVYNLLDNQQIMGLLRWDQINNILTIRNSLL; the protein is encoded by the coding sequence ATGTGGCTTGAGCGGCTCAGGCGTCGATTAGCAAAACCAAAAACATCCGTACAATTATGCCTATTAGGCGTAAGTGCCGGATTAATTGCTGCATTTTTTATCATTTTATTTCGCTTAACTATTCTGTTTTTTCAAAGCTTATTTTTAGAAACCCCAGACAACTTTACAACCTTACCTACGCTTGAACGTGTATTAATGCCTTTAATTGCAGCGCTACTTATTGCTATATTTGCAGCACTTACAGGTTTTAAGCATTACCGTTTAGGTATTCCGTTTGTTATTCACCGTATTAAACGTCACTACGGGCAAATGCCGCTATACAACACGGTAAACCAATTTGTTGGTGGCGCGCTTGCACTTATTAGTGGTTTTTCAGTGGGCCGCGAAGGCCCCTCTGTACACATGGGTGCTACTGGCGCGAGCATATTGGCCGATAAACTTCATTTACCCCATAATGCTATGCGTACATTGAGCGGCTGTGGTGTTGCTGCGGGTATTGCGGCCTCATTTAACACCCCGCTTGCTGCTGTTATTTTTGTTATGGAAGTGGTACTTCGTGAATATAAGGTGCATATATTCGTACCTATTATGTTAGCAGCCGTAACAGGCGCACTAGCTACACAGTTTGTGTTTGGCGAAGGCTCAGAGCTTGCGCTTATTACAATAGCACCGCTAAGTGGCTGGCATTATCCATACTTAATTTTATGCGGAATGGCCCTAGGTGCTATTGCGTTTAGCTTTAATCAAAATTTAATGTTAATTATTAAAACATTTAAACCTTTAAGCATGTTCCCTCGTTTATTAATTGCAGGTTGCATTGCGAGCTTAATAGCATACGCAGTACCTCACGCTATGGGCTCTGGTATGAGTGCAATTACCATTGCAGTTGAATCTCCTGATAACGTAAAGCTGCTAACGACTATTTTAATCGCTAAATTATTGGCCACACTATTTGCTATTGGCTTGGGTATTCCTGGCGGCTTAATTGGCCCAGTAATTGGGCTTGGGGTACTCATTGGTACACTAATGGCGTTTTTAGCTCAGTATATAAGCCCAGGTACTGATATTGCTGGTACGTATGGTGTTTTAGGTATGGCTGGTTTATTAGCCGCGACACTGCACGCTCCCCTTGCGGCTTTAACGACAGTAATGGAACTTACCTCTTCGCCTGAAATAATAGTCCCAGCAATGATAGTGATTACGACTGCTTATGTAACTGCCCTGCAATTTTTTGGTAATCGCTCTATATTTTTACAGCAATTGGATTTTCAAGGATTGCCCTATCATGTATCCCCAGCTACTGAAGCACTTCAAAAAGTAGGCATAATGGATGATATGGATGAAGACTTTAAGCTGCTGTACTCAGACGATAAAGAACAGATAAAAAACACTCTAGATGCTATGGACAGCCAAACACCACTAATAGTGTTTGACGAAGAAAATGGCTACCGACTTGCTGAGTATGATTTAACGCTTATGTCTGACCAAACCATAAATATTAACTACATTAGCCTGCAAGGTATAAGTAGCCAAGCAACCCTAGCTGATGCCTTTGATATTTTAAAAGACAAGCGTAGCGGTGCACTTTACGTCTACAACTTATTAGATAACCAACAAATCATGGGCTTATTACGCTGGGATCAAATAAATAATATTTTAACCATTCGTAACAGCTTACTTTAA
- a CDS encoding YajG family lipoprotein, whose amino-acid sequence MKLTHTIVTCCALLILAGCAKQPGQVILNPVYKNGQISTIDSSLSTSVIDLRGDTSTLKLIESDKTKTFASQGLTDSVKSVLDSALNRNGASISNLATVRFEVDIHALQAVVTEKLMSHTSEATIELGVRVIRSTSNFSKVYRGSANLEGPLSHERAKIEGQLNKLTEQIITRIVSDPELIEFLEG is encoded by the coding sequence ATGAAATTAACACACACTATAGTCACGTGCTGCGCACTACTTATACTTGCCGGTTGCGCAAAGCAACCAGGCCAAGTAATACTTAACCCTGTGTATAAAAATGGCCAAATTAGTACTATAGATAGCAGCTTAAGTACTAGTGTAATTGATTTACGTGGCGATACATCAACACTTAAACTCATTGAATCTGACAAAACTAAAACCTTTGCAAGCCAAGGTTTAACTGACTCAGTTAAAAGTGTTTTAGATAGCGCCCTTAATCGAAACGGTGCAAGTATATCTAACTTAGCCACAGTGCGCTTTGAAGTCGACATTCATGCGCTGCAAGCCGTTGTAACTGAAAAATTAATGAGCCATACCAGTGAAGCGACTATAGAGCTTGGTGTACGTGTGATCCGCTCTACTAGCAATTTTAGTAAGGTATATCGAGGAAGTGCAAACCTTGAAGGCCCACTTAGTCACGAACGTGCAAAAATTGAAGGTCAGCTCAATAAGTTGACTGAACAGATTATTACCCGCATTGTATCTGACCCCGAATTAATAGAATTTTTAGAAGGTTAA
- a CDS encoding methyltransferase — translation MTTQAQLGDKTFTLERFPLDQKNRSLQAWDSADEYLINYVNEHHPECRSLLILNDSFGALACYFNQLTVCSVNDSYISHQAAAYNLKENKLSTAEFTQLDSLSALPEGVDLVLIKIPRNVGFLQFQLSELSEVLTPGTPVIAAGKTKEIHNSTIKAFEQYIGETKTSLAVKKSRLILSTAKGGYKAADFPVTWELEGTEFNITNHANVFSRDSLDIGARFFFNYLPQTPKAKSIIDLGCGNGVVGLMTLSRCPNASVTFVDESYMAVESARLNVELNQGDKFDNCEFIENDCLTGFERDSVDMVLCNPPFHQAQAVTDHIAWQMFKQAKDTLKEGGELRIIGNRHLDYHDKLNRMFGNCKLLGSNKKFVVLSATKNSGML, via the coding sequence ATGACGACGCAAGCCCAGCTAGGCGATAAAACCTTTACTCTTGAACGCTTCCCTTTGGATCAAAAAAACCGCAGTTTACAAGCGTGGGATTCTGCCGATGAGTACCTTATCAATTATGTTAACGAACATCACCCTGAATGTCGCTCTTTGCTTATTTTGAATGATAGCTTTGGCGCACTTGCTTGTTATTTTAATCAATTAACGGTTTGTTCAGTTAACGATTCTTATATTAGCCACCAAGCTGCGGCTTACAATTTAAAAGAAAACAAGCTATCTACAGCAGAATTTACACAGCTTGATAGCTTGTCTGCTTTGCCAGAAGGTGTTGATTTAGTACTTATTAAAATTCCTCGTAATGTTGGATTTTTACAGTTTCAGCTTAGTGAATTAAGCGAAGTGCTAACGCCAGGTACACCTGTTATTGCTGCAGGTAAAACAAAAGAAATTCATAATTCAACAATAAAGGCTTTTGAGCAATATATTGGTGAAACGAAAACAAGTTTGGCGGTTAAAAAGTCACGCCTAATCTTAAGCACTGCTAAAGGTGGTTATAAAGCGGCTGATTTCCCTGTAACGTGGGAACTTGAAGGCACAGAATTTAATATAACGAACCATGCCAATGTGTTTTCGCGTGATTCGTTAGATATAGGTGCGCGATTCTTTTTTAATTATTTGCCACAAACCCCCAAAGCTAAAAGCATTATTGACTTAGGCTGTGGTAATGGTGTGGTTGGTTTAATGACACTATCTCGTTGCCCTAACGCATCGGTTACGTTTGTTGATGAGTCATACATGGCTGTGGAATCTGCAAGGTTAAATGTAGAGCTTAACCAAGGTGATAAATTTGATAACTGCGAATTTATTGAAAATGACTGTTTAACCGGTTTTGAAAGAGACAGTGTGGATATGGTTTTATGTAATCCTCCATTTCATCAAGCTCAAGCTGTTACCGATCACATAGCTTGGCAAATGTTTAAACAAGCAAAAGACACGCTAAAAGAAGGTGGTGAGCTGCGTATTATTGGTAATCGTCATTTAGATTATCATGACAAGTTAAACCGCATGTTTGGTAACTGTAAGTTATTAGGTTCAAACAAAAAGTTTGTCGTTTTAAGTGCAACTAAAAATAGTGGAATGCTATAA
- the fabV gene encoding enoyl-ACP reductase FabV yields the protein MVIKPKIRGFICTNAHPAGCAEHVQEQINYVKQQGALKSAPKNVLVIGASTGYGLASRITAAFGGGAKTLGIFFEKEGTDRKTGSAGWYNTAAFQNAADEAGLWSKNINGDAFSNEIKQKAIDTIKADLGKIDCIIYSLASPRRTDPNTGEVFSSTLKPIGSAVTTKNLNTSKREIDEITVEAANQEDIDNTIKVMGGEDWEMWIDALKEADVLADNFKTTAYTYIGKELTWPIYGHATIGKAKEDLDRATAAIKASTKALNGEAYVSSLNAVVTQASSAIPIMPLYISALFKVMKADGTYEGTIEQIHALFSENLYGETPRFDEGGHLFQNYKELEDDVQARVQAVWDSVDTSSIDELTDYVGYHNEFLRLFGFGFDGVDYDQDVDSVKPIANMVD from the coding sequence ATGGTCATTAAGCCAAAAATTCGTGGATTTATCTGCACTAACGCACACCCAGCAGGTTGTGCAGAGCATGTTCAAGAACAAATTAACTATGTAAAACAACAAGGCGCATTAAAAAGTGCACCAAAAAATGTACTAGTTATTGGCGCATCAACAGGCTACGGCTTGGCATCGCGTATTACAGCTGCGTTTGGTGGTGGTGCTAAAACATTAGGTATCTTCTTTGAAAAAGAGGGTACAGATCGTAAAACAGGTTCTGCTGGTTGGTATAATACAGCGGCATTCCAAAACGCTGCTGATGAAGCAGGCCTTTGGTCAAAAAATATTAATGGCGATGCGTTCTCTAACGAAATTAAGCAAAAAGCAATCGACACCATCAAAGCCGATTTAGGTAAAATAGACTGCATTATTTACAGCCTTGCATCACCTCGTCGTACGGATCCAAACACGGGTGAAGTGTTTTCTTCTACCCTTAAGCCAATTGGCAGTGCCGTTACTACTAAAAACCTAAATACATCAAAGCGTGAAATTGATGAAATTACGGTAGAAGCAGCAAACCAAGAAGATATCGACAACACCATTAAAGTAATGGGTGGTGAAGATTGGGAAATGTGGATTGACGCTTTAAAAGAAGCAGATGTACTTGCTGATAACTTTAAAACGACTGCTTATACTTATATTGGTAAAGAGTTAACGTGGCCAATTTACGGACACGCTACGATTGGTAAAGCAAAAGAAGACTTAGATCGTGCTACCGCGGCTATAAAAGCGTCAACTAAAGCGCTAAATGGTGAAGCGTATGTTTCATCACTTAATGCAGTAGTAACTCAAGCAAGTTCTGCTATTCCTATTATGCCTTTATATATTTCAGCTCTATTTAAAGTAATGAAAGCTGATGGCACTTACGAAGGAACTATTGAGCAAATTCACGCATTATTTAGTGAAAACCTTTATGGTGAAACGCCGCGCTTTGATGAGGGCGGTCACTTATTCCAAAATTACAAAGAGCTAGAGGACGATGTGCAAGCGCGTGTTCAAGCTGTATGGGATAGTGTAGATACAAGCTCAATTGATGAGCTAACTGACTATGTTGGTTACCATAACGAGTTTTTACGCTTATTTGGTTTTGGTTTTGACGGTGTTGATTACGATCAAGACGTAGACTCAGTTAAGCCAATCGCAAATATGGTTGATTAA
- a CDS encoding alpha-ketoglutarate-dependent dioxygenase AlkB family protein, which translates to MQRQNANPQQLPNGFSYQSRALSAQKSLDLFYYLQKNLHWQQPNVTVYGKTGPIPRLQCFMSDLNIEYGYSHSKQIVEPWNDILLNMRKRLERHLNKPLNSLLVNYYRDGNDTMGWHSDDEIELGSEPTIVCISLGAERILKLKQKATNKVTDLKLHSGSCLVMSGHSQRDYQHAIPKQTTLAHPRISLTYRFIEHIKQKQFS; encoded by the coding sequence ATGCAACGGCAAAACGCCAACCCCCAACAGTTACCAAATGGCTTTTCTTATCAAAGTAGGGCACTTAGTGCACAAAAAAGCCTCGATCTGTTTTATTATCTTCAAAAAAATTTACACTGGCAGCAACCGAATGTAACTGTTTACGGTAAAACAGGGCCTATCCCTCGGTTGCAATGTTTTATGAGCGATTTAAATATTGAATACGGCTATTCGCATAGTAAACAAATAGTAGAACCATGGAATGACATACTTTTAAATATGCGCAAACGCCTAGAGCGTCATTTAAATAAGCCACTTAACTCGTTATTAGTTAATTATTACAGAGATGGAAACGATACAATGGGTTGGCATAGCGATGACGAAATAGAACTTGGCTCAGAGCCTACTATTGTTTGTATATCGCTTGGTGCTGAGCGAATATTAAAGCTCAAACAAAAAGCGACTAATAAAGTGACCGATTTAAAGCTTCATAGTGGCAGTTGCTTAGTGATGAGTGGACATAGTCAGCGCGATTATCAACACGCGATACCAAAGCAAACAACACTTGCACATCCACGAATTAGTCTAACTTATCGATTTATTGAGCACATTAAGCAAAAGCAATTTAGTTAG
- a CDS encoding peptidylprolyl isomerase: MKRLFLICLSLFVSVSSYAAQEGRFVQKDNIFPRVEIVTSMGSIVVELDRSRAPITVNNFLTYVSDKSYQGSVFHRIERDVENDRDFVIQGGGYDKDYDGLHENDPIFNESGNGMKNDMYSIAMAYQDREPHSGTRQFFFNMDNNDHLNPGKDWGFAVFGNVMEGYETLDKIMAVETDFNEKIGYDFVPKKPVVILNIKVLEQVPL; encoded by the coding sequence ATGAAACGACTTTTTTTAATCTGCTTAAGCCTATTTGTAAGTGTAAGTAGCTATGCAGCCCAAGAAGGCCGCTTTGTGCAAAAAGATAACATTTTTCCGCGCGTTGAAATTGTCACTTCAATGGGCAGCATAGTGGTTGAACTTGATCGCTCTAGAGCACCTATTACGGTAAATAACTTTTTAACGTACGTATCTGATAAAAGCTACCAAGGGAGTGTTTTTCATCGTATAGAGCGCGATGTAGAAAACGACCGTGACTTTGTTATTCAAGGTGGTGGCTATGACAAAGATTACGACGGTCTTCACGAAAACGACCCTATATTTAACGAAAGCGGTAACGGCATGAAAAACGATATGTATAGCATTGCTATGGCGTATCAAGATCGCGAACCTCACTCAGGCACTCGTCAGTTCTTTTTTAACATGGACAATAACGATCACTTAAACCCTGGCAAAGATTGGGGTTTTGCAGTTTTTGGTAATGTTATGGAAGGCTACGAAACTCTTGATAAAATTATGGCAGTTGAAACTGATTTTAATGAAAAAATTGGTTACGATTTTGTGCCTAAAAAACCTGTTGTTATTTTAAATATTAAAGTGCTTGAGCAAGTACCATTATAA
- the erpA gene encoding iron-sulfur cluster insertion protein ErpA: MSEELPIKFSDAAAVRVKQLIDEEENPELKLRVYVTGGGCSGFQYGFTFDEKANPGDLEIVKNGVTLVIDPMSIQYLVDGEVDYTEGLEGARFFVSNPNATTTCGCGASFSV; this comes from the coding sequence ATGTCTGAAGAATTACCAATTAAGTTCAGCGATGCAGCTGCTGTACGTGTAAAACAGTTAATCGACGAAGAAGAAAATCCAGAGCTAAAACTACGTGTTTATGTAACAGGTGGTGGTTGTTCAGGTTTTCAATATGGTTTTACCTTTGATGAAAAAGCGAACCCTGGCGATTTAGAAATTGTTAAAAATGGTGTAACGCTGGTTATTGACCCTATGAGTATTCAATACTTAGTAGATGGTGAAGTTGATTACACTGAAGGGTTAGAAGGCGCACGCTTTTTTGTATCTAACCCCAATGCAACAACAACCTGTGGTTGTGGTGCAAGCTTTAGCGTTTAA
- a CDS encoding AmpG family muropeptide MFS transporter: MSKSLSVSEYFSYFKDKRLINIFIFGMSSGFPWVLIGSVMSAWLKDEGLSRSMIGLFGIVFGAYSINFLWSPLIDRSKLPFLYKWLGQRRSWILFCQSFMFIGTVMLAGLDLKANLAIAAGICLLIAVASATQDIAIDAFRIDTLNENESHKATAAAAMATSGWWTGYALLGAIPFYMADIPSLDWPQVYYFLAVVMLLLMSGVLFAKEPKSNREAVHAELERVYIEKLANIKQTPFTKVIAWLGVTVIDPFKTFFAKNGVKTALALLAFIFLFKIGEAFLGRMSIVFYKEIGFSNSDIATFSKVGTAVLTIAFTFVGSLFNQKYGIVKGLFISGIAMAASNLAFSAIALVGPNLGLYAFAIVIDGFTQAWSLVAMVAFISMLCDRAFSATHYALLASLGNLGRTLLSSYSGVVIDDWLLGNWALFFVLTALMVIPSLIFLYLIRHKLYELEKNYHKNI, encoded by the coding sequence ATGAGCAAATCTCTCTCTGTTAGCGAATACTTTTCTTATTTTAAAGATAAGCGCTTAATCAATATTTTTATATTTGGTATGAGTAGTGGTTTCCCGTGGGTTTTAATTGGCTCTGTTATGTCGGCGTGGCTAAAAGATGAAGGCTTGAGCCGCAGTATGATTGGCCTATTTGGTATTGTTTTTGGCGCTTACAGCATCAACTTTTTATGGTCACCTCTAATAGACCGCTCAAAACTCCCCTTTTTATATAAATGGTTAGGTCAAAGGCGCAGTTGGATTCTATTTTGCCAAAGCTTTATGTTCATTGGCACGGTGATGTTAGCTGGCCTTGATTTAAAAGCTAATTTAGCAATTGCGGCGGGCATATGTTTACTAATCGCTGTAGCCTCAGCGACCCAAGACATCGCCATTGATGCATTTAGAATAGATACCCTAAACGAAAACGAATCGCACAAAGCCACTGCTGCTGCAGCCATGGCTACATCGGGTTGGTGGACAGGCTACGCGTTATTAGGTGCCATTCCTTTTTATATGGCCGATATTCCCTCTTTAGATTGGCCACAAGTGTATTATTTTTTAGCAGTTGTAATGTTGCTACTAATGAGCGGGGTGCTATTTGCTAAAGAGCCAAAATCAAACCGAGAAGCCGTTCATGCAGAGCTTGAACGTGTATACATAGAAAAACTCGCCAATATAAAACAAACACCTTTTACCAAAGTTATTGCTTGGCTTGGCGTAACAGTAATAGACCCATTTAAAACCTTTTTTGCTAAAAATGGGGTTAAAACAGCCCTCGCGCTACTGGCGTTTATATTTTTATTTAAAATTGGCGAAGCGTTCTTAGGACGCATGTCTATTGTTTTTTATAAAGAAATAGGCTTTAGCAATAGTGATATAGCTACTTTTTCGAAAGTAGGCACGGCAGTTTTAACCATCGCCTTTACGTTTGTAGGCAGCTTGTTTAATCAAAAATATGGCATTGTTAAGGGGCTATTTATAAGTGGCATTGCTATGGCGGCCTCTAATTTAGCATTTTCAGCTATTGCGCTTGTAGGGCCAAATCTAGGGCTATATGCATTTGCTATAGTGATTGACGGTTTTACGCAGGCTTGGTCACTAGTTGCTATGGTCGCGTTTATATCAATGCTGTGCGATCGTGCTTTTAGTGCAACACACTATGCATTATTAGCTTCACTTGGTAATTTAGGCCGCACGCTGCTTTCTAGTTACAGTGGTGTGGTTATTGATGATTGGCTATTAGGAAATTGGGCGCTGTTTTTTGTTTTAACAGCTTTAATGGTTATACCGTCGTTGATATTTTTATATCTTATTAGGCATAAATTGTACGAGCTTGAGAAGAATTATCATAAAAATATTTAA
- a CDS encoding BolA family protein produces the protein MSMQQQIQEKISSAIACKHLNVINESHMHSKGTESHFKVIVVSEDFAGKRLLQRHRQINEILKDELANHIHALAIHTYTPDEFTEHGGEAPDSPNCLGGSKLD, from the coding sequence ATGTCTATGCAGCAACAAATTCAAGAAAAAATCAGCAGTGCTATCGCGTGTAAGCATTTAAATGTAATAAACGAAAGCCATATGCACAGCAAAGGTACTGAATCACACTTTAAAGTAATAGTAGTGAGTGAAGATTTTGCAGGTAAGCGTTTGTTACAACGCCATCGCCAAATTAATGAAATATTAAAAGATGAATTAGCGAATCATATACATGCACTCGCTATTCATACCTACACACCTGATGAATTTACAGAGCACGGCGGCGAAGCCCCTGACTCTCCTAATTGTTTAGGCGGCTCAAAGCTTGACTAA